From a single Sediminibacterium sp. KACHI17 genomic region:
- a CDS encoding amidohydrolase family protein, which produces MKSIFTIAAICCTFFSMAQNVKMDFEKYEPNSTLVVPEHKLTSAKFPFIDVHNHQFNMPSQDVKVLLKQMDELNMRVMVNLSGRGFKSVNGQFGLQDPQYLADAIANAKRATPNRIIHFTNVSFIGVGEPGWTEKAVKELENDVKAGANGLKVYKNLGFSFKDNTGKLLRIDDPRLDPIWAKCGELKIPVLIHSADPEPFWQALDDKNERWLELATRPDRKRSDTDPAPWADLIQQQHNIIKRHPKTNFIAAHFGWYPNNLAKLGSLLDAMPNMYVEFGAVIAELGRQPRMAKAFFEKYQDRIMFGKDSWVPEEYATYFRVLETTDEYFPYHKKYHAFWRMYGIGLSDDVLKKVYYKNALRLIPNIDKTLFPD; this is translated from the coding sequence TTTTACGATCGCAGCAATTTGCTGTACTTTTTTTTCAATGGCCCAGAATGTCAAAATGGATTTTGAAAAGTATGAGCCGAATAGTACACTCGTCGTTCCCGAACATAAGCTCACCAGCGCTAAATTTCCTTTTATTGATGTTCATAATCATCAATTCAATATGCCTTCACAAGATGTAAAAGTATTATTGAAACAAATGGATGAGTTGAATATGCGTGTGATGGTAAACTTAAGTGGCAGAGGATTCAAATCTGTGAATGGACAATTCGGTTTGCAGGATCCTCAGTATTTGGCTGATGCCATTGCCAATGCCAAGAGAGCAACTCCCAACAGGATCATTCATTTTACCAATGTTTCATTCATCGGTGTAGGAGAACCGGGGTGGACTGAAAAAGCGGTTAAAGAATTAGAGAATGATGTAAAAGCTGGCGCGAATGGTTTAAAAGTATATAAGAATTTGGGGTTCTCTTTCAAAGACAATACCGGCAAATTATTACGCATCGATGATCCCAGATTGGATCCGATCTGGGCAAAATGTGGTGAACTGAAAATACCGGTACTCATCCATAGTGCAGACCCTGAACCATTCTGGCAGGCTTTGGATGATAAGAACGAACGCTGGCTGGAACTCGCTACCAGACCTGATCGTAAAAGAAGTGATACAGATCCTGCTCCATGGGCAGACCTGATACAACAACAACATAATATCATCAAGCGTCATCCAAAAACCAATTTTATAGCCGCACATTTTGGATGGTATCCAAATAACCTGGCCAAATTAGGCAGCCTGCTTGATGCCATGCCCAATATGTATGTTGAATTTGGCGCTGTGATAGCAGAACTGGGCAGACAACCCAGAATGGCCAAAGCATTTTTTGAAAAGTACCAGGACCGAATCATGTTTGGCAAAGACAGTTGGGTACCCGAAGAGTATGCTACGTACTTCCGTGTATTAGAAACAACGGATGAATATTTCCCTTACCACAAAAAGTATCACGCTTTTTGGAGAATGTATGGAATAGGATTAAGTGATGATGTATTGAAGAAAGTGTATTACAAAAATGCACTGCGATTGATCCCGAATATTGATAAAACTTTATTTCCTGATTAG